In Leuconostoc kimchii IMSNU 11154, one genomic interval encodes:
- a CDS encoding LPXTG cell wall anchor domain-containing protein — protein sequence MSHNIKRKTKVIAVSAMVATSAIIGLVHPFDNHNIFADDSKNSDAKGTSVDVDHSELDKSVAAAKKAGMTITQNATVTKVITASQYAAEATKIKALYASQKSAIDAALKKQQAANDAYDKEEAQYKVDKAKYDKDKAQYDKDKAQYDKDEAAFENGTDVNTEMQALTQNHDNHDQYDTFMTADVNQKTGEFTLTHDMNDGVSIIGHGVLKGKFNWKVTSKGDGSEVIIADSITLTSYKYTNEHPNTAANKNINFHVYDNSGKELFVVNHDGESTFTKDINKTLSLGTSFTLKPNESTDKQQILKVDDNWVYNTHGQIYTKFTNINKQPTAPTPPKAPTEPAKPTPIKGTYGLTQFIVTPEPKKDVDAGQNAGDKDGSDNGKSVIKGDELTYSLKTTDLPADRTDDMKTIKYVDTLPKEVDYKSAKVYSKDGKTDLTKYFKISYDKKTRMFTAEANADYLKLINANKTKAFELPIVDVYAIANTSNAKFDNTYDIWENDSKTESNTVENTTPEIKPKKDVESGEAKGDSDKSIDGDEIKKGQEITYALTVNDLPANRASDLKTFKYVDTLPKEVDYKSAKVYSKDGKTDLTKYFKISYDEETRVLTAEANADFFKLANADKTKAFALPVFDVYVTANKDNATIKNTYDIWKNGSKTESNTVENKTPGVTPTPTPNTSYVEPPKGWLYGAIALAGAAFGFRKPIKKWFHK from the coding sequence ATGTCACATAACATTAAACGCAAAACAAAAGTAATCGCAGTATCGGCAATGGTGGCGACGTCTGCAATTATTGGCTTAGTCCATCCATTTGATAACCATAACATCTTCGCGGATGACTCAAAAAATTCTGACGCAAAGGGAACATCGGTCGATGTCGATCATAGTGAGTTGGATAAGTCCGTGGCTGCTGCTAAAAAAGCGGGCATGACAATCACACAAAATGCTACTGTGACTAAAGTCATTACAGCCAGTCAATACGCGGCAGAAGCAACTAAAATAAAGGCACTTTACGCTTCACAAAAGTCAGCTATTGATGCGGCATTGAAGAAGCAACAAGCTGCTAATGATGCTTACGATAAGGAAGAGGCACAATACAAGGTGGACAAAGCCAAGTACGATAAAGACAAAGCCCAATATGACAAAGACAAGGCCCAGTATGATAAGGATGAGGCTGCCTTTGAAAACGGGACTGATGTCAATACTGAAATGCAAGCGCTGACCCAAAATCATGATAATCATGATCAATATGATACTTTTATGACAGCAGACGTTAACCAAAAAACTGGTGAGTTCACACTGACTCATGACATGAATGATGGCGTGTCAATCATTGGTCATGGTGTTTTGAAAGGTAAATTTAATTGGAAAGTCACTTCAAAGGGCGATGGATCTGAAGTCATCATTGCAGACTCTATTACTTTAACGTCATACAAGTATACAAATGAACATCCTAACACAGCTGCTAATAAAAATATCAATTTCCACGTCTATGATAATTCTGGCAAGGAATTATTTGTTGTCAATCATGATGGCGAGAGCACCTTTACCAAAGACATCAATAAAACGTTATCACTGGGTACGAGCTTTACTTTGAAACCTAACGAATCAACCGATAAGCAACAAATTTTGAAGGTTGATGATAACTGGGTTTATAATACGCATGGTCAAATCTATACGAAATTTACCAATATAAATAAGCAACCAACCGCACCAACACCACCCAAAGCTCCAACTGAACCTGCTAAGCCAACACCAATCAAGGGAACCTATGGCTTGACTCAATTTATTGTGACCCCAGAACCTAAAAAAGATGTTGATGCAGGTCAAAATGCTGGAGATAAGGATGGTTCTGATAACGGGAAGTCTGTGATAAAGGGTGATGAGTTAACTTATTCATTGAAGACAACAGATTTGCCAGCTGATCGCACTGACGATATGAAGACTATCAAGTACGTTGACACATTGCCAAAAGAAGTGGACTACAAGTCAGCGAAAGTCTATTCCAAAGATGGCAAGACTGATTTAACCAAGTATTTCAAAATTAGTTATGATAAAAAGACACGCATGTTTACAGCGGAAGCGAATGCAGATTATTTGAAACTGATTAACGCAAATAAGACAAAAGCTTTCGAATTACCAATTGTAGATGTCTATGCGATTGCCAATACTTCAAATGCTAAGTTCGACAACACATACGATATTTGGGAAAACGATTCAAAGACGGAATCAAATACCGTTGAGAACACCACACCTGAAATTAAGCCTAAAAAAGATGTTGAATCAGGCGAGGCAAAAGGTGACTCTGACAAGTCAATTGATGGTGATGAAATCAAGAAGGGGCAAGAAATTACTTATGCGCTAACAGTTAACGACTTACCAGCCAACCGTGCCAGCGATTTAAAGACATTTAAATACGTTGATACATTGCCAAAGGAAGTGGATTATAAGTCAGCGAAGGTCTATTCAAAAGACGGTAAGACTGATCTAACTAAGTATTTCAAGATTAGTTATGATGAAGAGACTCGAGTCTTGACAGCTGAGGCTAACGCAGACTTTTTTAAGTTAGCGAATGCAGATAAAACAAAAGCCTTTGCCTTACCAGTGTTTGATGTTTATGTAACAGCTAACAAAGATAATGCCACGATTAAGAATACGTATGACATCTGGAAAAACGGTTCAAAGACGGAATCAAATACTGTCGAGAACAAAACGCCAGGTGTTACACCAACACCCACGCCAAATACGAGCTATGTTGAACCGCCAAAGGGTTGGTTGTATGGGGCGATTGCACTAGCAGGCGCAGCCTTTGGATTTCGCAAGCCAATCAAGAAGTGGTTTCACAAATAA
- a CDS encoding class A sortase — protein sequence MAINIEQVKRRRKAAQPRRPNYHRLKRDHPILKTLLLAMFGILIVTGAVIYGNHTQWQTAKKVQKASHKAVAQAKKQPVVKASQVKQVAAQKSVKPDYSGTGGLSSKEDMLKLAQSNQAEILRGHVAMPSFSISEPIYEGTSNHVLAIGAGMNAPNLKFGTGLVPIFAHNMGDYNAVWPYHPTKFSALQNMTEKTIIGKDIYLSDGHTVYRYKATKLDYGIAVGAMNQELSIENTGKPKVKLVACLEDQEFWQQVKASHYTNFTAKKRIVLTGELVGQQSINFLDSSLKQQLQ from the coding sequence ATGGCAATCAACATTGAACAAGTCAAGCGCCGTCGAAAGGCAGCGCAACCGAGACGTCCAAATTACCATCGTTTGAAAAGGGACCATCCAATTCTAAAAACACTGTTATTAGCCATGTTTGGCATCTTAATTGTCACTGGCGCTGTGATTTACGGTAACCATACGCAGTGGCAAACAGCGAAGAAGGTTCAAAAAGCTAGTCATAAGGCTGTTGCTCAAGCAAAAAAACAACCTGTTGTCAAAGCAAGTCAAGTCAAACAAGTGGCGGCACAGAAAAGTGTCAAACCTGATTACTCAGGGACTGGCGGTTTATCTAGCAAAGAAGATATGTTGAAACTAGCCCAAAGCAATCAAGCTGAAATCCTACGTGGACATGTGGCTATGCCAAGTTTTAGCATTAGTGAGCCAATCTATGAAGGCACTAGTAACCACGTCTTAGCCATTGGTGCGGGCATGAATGCACCCAACCTAAAGTTTGGAACTGGATTAGTGCCAATATTTGCTCACAATATGGGTGATTATAATGCCGTGTGGCCATACCATCCTACCAAGTTTAGTGCCTTGCAAAACATGACTGAAAAAACCATCATAGGGAAAGATATTTATCTCTCTGATGGTCATACAGTTTATCGTTATAAAGCGACCAAATTGGATTATGGTATCGCTGTGGGCGCGATGAATCAAGAATTGTCTATTGAGAACACAGGCAAACCAAAGGTTAAATTGGTTGCTTGTTTGGAAGATCAAGAATTTTGGCAGCAGGTTAAAGCGAGTCACTACACAAATTTCACCGCTAAAAAGCGAATCGTACTGACTGGTGAATTAGTTGGTCAACAATCAATTAATTTCCTGGACAGCAGCTTAAAGCAACAACTGCAATAA
- a CDS encoding Type 1 glutamine amidotransferase-like domain-containing protein: MNKLLLTAYGFSTPKIINVAQKMIQENKITKACIISTSWPKEKEKHPQMQKIKKDLLSMNIQQVDFLDVEFEDANKLFDYDLIFLNGGYPFYLLHYIKKSGADQILKRINQNGGLIFGLSAGSIISGPSIALMQYLYPEDNQFNDSNLDGLNLTDIHVYPHFKEMLTRDPTIKDKINKYENETGINITRLNNDQALAVNNDTQTFLD, encoded by the coding sequence ATGAATAAGTTACTACTTACTGCTTATGGATTTTCAACACCAAAAATTATAAATGTTGCTCAAAAAATGATTCAAGAGAATAAAATAACAAAGGCTTGTATTATTTCCACATCTTGGCCAAAGGAAAAAGAAAAGCACCCTCAGATGCAAAAAATAAAAAAAGATCTCCTCAGCATGAATATACAGCAAGTAGATTTCTTAGATGTGGAATTTGAAGATGCTAACAAACTCTTTGATTACGACCTAATTTTTCTGAATGGGGGCTATCCATTTTACCTTTTGCACTACATCAAAAAAAGTGGTGCTGATCAGATTTTGAAGAGAATAAACCAAAATGGAGGACTTATATTCGGTTTAAGTGCCGGTTCAATTATTTCAGGCCCTTCCATAGCTCTGATGCAGTACCTTTATCCGGAAGATAATCAGTTTAATGACTCGAATTTAGATGGCCTTAATTTAACAGATATTCATGTGTATCCACACTTTAAAGAAATGCTAACCCGCGATCCTACAATAAAAGATAAAATTAATAAATATGAAAATGAAACCGGAATTAACATTACAAGACTTAATAACGACCAAGCCTTAGCTGTTAATAACGACACTCAAACTTTTTTGGATTGA
- a CDS encoding GNAT family N-acetyltransferase, protein MKCLVLSEKDYLLYKEIRLKALRSDPLYFGSTYEEESIKSDDYFKNKVKFSSKHFVMGFYDGTKLINVAVFNSQTNMKEAHKGEITSVICLKKYRNQGLTYNLLTCLIRKAFTVPNLKIIKLTCLTDNNSARHLYCKLGFRSYGEEPNSLFDGKKYYNESLLLLDFHSFTAK, encoded by the coding sequence ATGAAGTGCTTAGTATTAAGTGAAAAAGATTATTTATTGTACAAAGAAATTCGACTCAAAGCTTTACGAAGTGATCCACTTTATTTTGGATCTACTTACGAAGAAGAATCTATTAAGTCTGATGATTACTTTAAAAATAAAGTCAAATTTTCATCTAAACATTTTGTTATGGGCTTCTATGATGGCACAAAACTAATAAATGTTGCCGTTTTTAATAGTCAGACCAATATGAAAGAAGCTCACAAAGGTGAAATCACTTCGGTAATATGTTTAAAAAAATACCGCAATCAAGGATTAACCTACAATCTGCTGACTTGTTTAATTCGTAAAGCATTCACTGTGCCGAATTTAAAGATAATAAAATTGACATGTTTGACGGATAACAATAGTGCACGGCATTTGTATTGTAAATTGGGGTTCAGAAGCTATGGTGAAGAGCCGAATTCTCTGTTTGATGGCAAAAAATATTATAACGAAAGTTTATTGTTACTTGATTTTCATTCATTTACCGCAAAATAA
- a CDS encoding nucleoside 2-deoxyribosyltransferase has product MTLIHELHAIAETAEHHEGKTIYLAGGWFNPLQEEILKNSFSSLLKNTTVAHVHVPLLHQYQGSNPIVDGEFNPDQEWATATFDDDVNAIDNANIVVALLDAKDQDTGTIWEMGYAYATHKPVVVLTVGDTFEYPINLMPAQGAIHHLENNTLATFDFYEINKRFYVGKTI; this is encoded by the coding sequence ATGACACTGATTCATGAATTACATGCTATAGCCGAAACGGCTGAGCACCATGAAGGTAAAACAATCTATTTAGCCGGAGGTTGGTTTAACCCACTTCAAGAGGAAATTCTGAAAAATTCTTTCAGTTCCTTACTCAAAAATACGACCGTAGCTCATGTTCATGTGCCCTTACTTCACCAGTACCAAGGCTCAAATCCGATTGTAGATGGTGAATTCAATCCTGATCAGGAATGGGCCACTGCCACTTTTGATGACGATGTTAATGCAATCGATAATGCCAACATTGTTGTTGCTTTACTTGACGCAAAAGATCAAGATACTGGTACAATTTGGGAAATGGGATATGCTTACGCCACTCATAAACCTGTGGTTGTATTAACAGTTGGTGATACGTTTGAGTATCCCATTAATCTGATGCCGGCTCAAGGGGCAATTCATCATCTCGAAAACAATACTCTAGCAACATTTGATTTTTATGAAATTAACAAACGTTTCTATGTTGGAAAAACAATCTAA
- a CDS encoding YczE/YyaS/YitT family protein gives MFKNDSLSIFIRLCLSVVGTSIIALGIVFFRLSSLGIDPATAADIGISNTFNWYLGNYQLIFNAFLFLTICIFDRSQFGIGTLINMSLPGYIVGYLTPILSRIIFHTFSKSSILEIIILFVFGMVLFSLGISLYTSVNLGVSPYDAVALSFEKKGWISYRLTRSMQDVLFFTLALVFGGPLGIGTLIIAFTTGYFVQSWRFFFKNILIKYD, from the coding sequence ATGTTTAAGAATGACTCACTTTCAATTTTCATTCGCCTTTGTTTATCTGTTGTTGGTACAAGTATAATAGCACTGGGTATCGTATTTTTTCGCTTATCGAGTCTGGGAATAGACCCCGCGACAGCCGCTGATATCGGTATATCAAATACTTTTAATTGGTACTTAGGAAACTATCAACTAATCTTTAACGCGTTTTTATTTCTGACTATTTGCATTTTTGATCGCAGTCAATTTGGCATTGGTACTTTAATTAATATGTCATTACCAGGATACATTGTTGGCTATCTTACGCCAATATTGAGTAGGATAATTTTTCACACATTTAGTAAGAGTTCTATCCTAGAAATTATTATTTTGTTTGTTTTTGGTATGGTTCTTTTTTCATTAGGCATTAGTCTATACACAAGCGTCAATTTAGGGGTTTCTCCTTACGATGCTGTCGCCCTGTCATTTGAAAAAAAGGGTTGGATTAGTTATCGATTAACCAGGTCTATGCAAGATGTGCTTTTCTTTACATTAGCACTTGTATTTGGTGGACCATTGGGAATTGGAACATTGATTATAGCATTCACGACAGGATACTTCGTACAAAGTTGGCGTTTCTTTTTTAAAAATATTTTGATCAAATATGACTAG
- a CDS encoding thioredoxin family protein, with amino-acid sequence MNKLKKWGIAVFSLAVIAILTAIGGTYYYNTEVNGYPDTKNFADKIEQLDASSKQKTVLIFHRPGCPDCKKARSTIKKTIKTHQKTIDYVVVNVKKFDAQAYLAKYGVTQVPTVIALKGNQVIDSTSSTNNKTIAKVVAGD; translated from the coding sequence ATGAATAAATTAAAGAAATGGGGCATTGCAGTGTTCTCTTTAGCCGTCATTGCGATATTGACTGCAATTGGTGGGACTTATTATTACAACACGGAAGTGAATGGTTATCCAGATACCAAGAACTTCGCTGACAAGATTGAACAGTTAGATGCCAGTAGCAAGCAAAAGACAGTCTTAATCTTCCATAGGCCTGGTTGCCCTGACTGTAAAAAGGCGCGTAGCACGATTAAAAAGACGATCAAGACACATCAAAAGACAATTGATTATGTTGTGGTCAACGTTAAAAAGTTTGATGCACAAGCATATCTTGCTAAGTACGGCGTGACACAAGTACCCACAGTGATTGCTTTGAAAGGTAATCAAGTGATTGACAGTACCAGTTCAACCAACAATAAAACGATTGCCAAAGTGGTCGCAGGAGATTAA
- a CDS encoding phage tail tip lysozyme has product MLERWMQDKKRRLYVIIGIITTAILSISVIALMCVMVFSTQNANCWNDDTTIDDGGTSIGGDWKDPNSATHKAIQHAIDRFHKEIKMSGDNIAAAIAIGLRESGFNSKAVNPAGSVKGIWQWGAGGINGNRYGDTADTVQAQVQLAINELHSSHKATLIGLAAANNINSSMVAWDTKFEGVGENDPQRKVADTAKTAEEVKKVFKLDYAGNIDVFDGGNNDSGSSDTSSDANSSAMSDASCDTGLDTNTDGLPVKGKYNITGGYPNYAGLTGAEHYGVDFQTVNHTMTGGESNVYAVHDGTVVAKSFDSVGGNWLVIKGTDGVFTYYGHAPTQSAIVVNTGDKVSAGQHISHEGQTGEATGIHVHFAVQTKDQYNWAPESKGLKSPGLYLKLPAKAGTNVVIPSGPFDSSTGKTDK; this is encoded by the coding sequence ATGTTAGAACGTTGGATGCAAGATAAAAAACGTCGCTTGTATGTCATCATCGGCATCATCACTACAGCAATTCTGTCAATATCAGTTATTGCCTTAATGTGTGTCATGGTCTTTTCAACACAGAATGCCAATTGTTGGAATGATGATACAACCATTGATGATGGTGGCACTTCAATCGGTGGTGATTGGAAAGATCCCAACTCAGCAACGCACAAAGCCATACAACATGCAATTGACCGTTTTCATAAAGAAATTAAAATGTCAGGCGACAATATCGCTGCTGCAATTGCGATTGGTCTTAGAGAAAGTGGCTTTAATTCGAAAGCCGTCAATCCGGCTGGCTCGGTAAAAGGCATTTGGCAGTGGGGTGCTGGAGGTATTAACGGAAATCGCTATGGTGACACAGCTGATACAGTGCAAGCACAAGTTCAACTGGCAATCAATGAATTGCATAGTAGTCATAAAGCAACTCTAATTGGCTTAGCGGCCGCTAACAACATTAACAGTTCAATGGTGGCTTGGGATACAAAGTTTGAAGGGGTCGGAGAAAATGATCCACAACGAAAAGTCGCCGACACCGCAAAAACTGCCGAAGAAGTCAAAAAGGTTTTCAAACTAGATTATGCAGGTAATATTGATGTCTTTGATGGCGGCAACAACGACTCGGGTTCTAGTGATACCTCAAGCGATGCCAATTCAAGTGCTATGTCTGATGCCTCATGTGACACAGGGTTGGATACCAACACAGATGGCTTACCAGTTAAAGGAAAATACAACATAACAGGTGGCTATCCAAACTATGCAGGCCTAACAGGCGCAGAACATTATGGTGTCGATTTTCAAACCGTCAACCACACTATGACTGGTGGTGAAAGTAATGTGTACGCTGTTCATGATGGCACGGTAGTAGCCAAAAGCTTTGATAGCGTTGGGGGTAATTGGCTAGTGATTAAAGGCACTGACGGGGTGTTTACCTATTACGGTCACGCACCAACTCAGTCAGCCATTGTTGTCAATACAGGTGATAAGGTTTCTGCTGGTCAACACATTAGTCATGAAGGACAAACTGGTGAAGCAACAGGTATTCACGTTCACTTCGCCGTACAAACAAAAGATCAATATAATTGGGCGCCCGAAAGTAAAGGACTAAAATCCCCTGGGCTTTATCTCAAGCTACCTGCAAAGGCAGGCACTAACGTTGTTATTCCTAGTGGGCCATTTGACTCTAGTACAGGCAAAACAGATAAATAG
- a CDS encoding type IV secretory pathway, VirB4 protein: MRTSLNTAKRSALKARGYNLELIEEVQNPSGIEFHTTYFDDGMASSAIINVYDYPKNEQLQGWFKELINHKNTIVDIKIGTENNFEVQKALETATNTLRSKARSEVTSQGDALEAEQDADITLQDLNEARNGREIYKRVYVRLLVSDVSPEELRRRVKEIQQQLSNYRMKVYPSEQLTHFQQFFMPAMSIENQTIKDKGFPMKAYALAGSYAFNQTFIAHPRGSYMGLTMQRGEVMYDPSYNDHRTQLTAYNLVVGGERSGKSSFAKKNLGPLVSRGDTVWVFDKSNEWRDIVNYYYGVTLTLDGSQNIINLMQVFGTVLDANGNVDVIASFNQHRTKVITYYATLNPQADKKELEMLGNLITDFYVERRMWSLSPKDNPQDLRVIGLRNEAYPILEDFQTFLETRNMLTRNMTQPAVERLDNILSTISSLIQNHGDMVNGVTTMPDLSGERLIRFDTSGLSRLEDDLYNAQYFTILSLMESYITINGTKQRERIKRGEVSTQANDNGNPPKYFWWIQDEADDIFNAKHSLGITFGDNMMAQHGKDFFGMFAIFPGLKNVVPTGNASDTEASRAASSFFGRFPKQTIGRLSKTDTTRLRSVVSETNITDGQLQALQGLDQGDFLMNLVGKQATFMHVDLNDSEINLFGGGL; this comes from the coding sequence ATGCGCACAAGTTTAAATACAGCAAAACGTTCCGCATTGAAAGCACGCGGCTATAATTTAGAACTCATTGAGGAAGTTCAAAACCCTAGTGGCATTGAATTTCATACCACTTACTTTGATGATGGTATGGCGAGTAGTGCCATTATCAATGTCTATGACTATCCCAAGAATGAACAGTTACAAGGCTGGTTCAAAGAGTTAATCAATCACAAGAACACCATTGTAGACATCAAGATTGGGACTGAGAACAACTTTGAAGTGCAAAAAGCACTTGAGACAGCTACTAACACGTTGCGTAGTAAGGCACGTAGTGAAGTGACCTCACAAGGTGACGCGTTGGAAGCCGAACAAGATGCTGACATTACACTCCAAGACTTGAATGAAGCCCGCAATGGTCGTGAAATTTACAAACGTGTCTACGTTAGATTATTGGTATCAGATGTTTCTCCAGAAGAATTACGTCGTCGTGTTAAAGAAATTCAACAACAGCTTTCTAACTACCGCATGAAAGTTTATCCTTCTGAGCAATTAACCCACTTCCAACAGTTCTTTATGCCAGCAATGTCAATTGAAAATCAAACGATTAAGGACAAAGGGTTCCCAATGAAAGCCTATGCTTTAGCTGGTTCTTATGCCTTTAATCAAACCTTTATTGCACATCCTCGTGGTTCATACATGGGCTTAACCATGCAACGTGGTGAAGTTATGTATGATCCTAGCTACAATGACCACCGAACGCAGTTAACCGCTTATAACCTAGTTGTGGGTGGTGAGCGCTCAGGTAAAAGCTCGTTTGCCAAAAAGAACTTGGGGCCATTAGTTTCTCGCGGTGATACAGTTTGGGTGTTTGATAAGTCTAATGAATGGCGTGATATAGTGAATTACTATTACGGTGTCACTCTGACGCTTGATGGTAGTCAAAACATCATTAATTTGATGCAAGTGTTTGGCACTGTCCTTGATGCAAATGGCAATGTTGATGTCATTGCAAGTTTCAACCAGCATCGTACAAAAGTGATTACGTACTACGCGACACTTAATCCACAAGCCGACAAGAAAGAATTAGAAATGTTGGGTAACCTAATTACTGATTTCTATGTTGAACGGCGTATGTGGTCATTGTCACCAAAAGACAACCCGCAAGATTTGCGTGTAATCGGGCTACGAAATGAAGCCTATCCAATTCTCGAAGATTTTCAAACCTTCCTAGAAACCCGTAACATGCTGACGCGCAACATGACACAGCCTGCCGTAGAACGTTTGGATAACATCTTATCGACAATTAGCAGCTTAATACAAAACCATGGCGACATGGTGAATGGTGTAACGACCATGCCTGATCTGTCTGGTGAGCGTTTGATTCGTTTTGATACGAGTGGTCTTTCAAGATTAGAAGATGATCTCTACAACGCCCAATACTTTACCATTTTGTCTTTGATGGAAAGCTACATCACGATTAATGGAACTAAGCAACGTGAGCGCATTAAACGTGGTGAAGTCTCAACTCAGGCCAACGACAATGGTAATCCACCAAAATACTTCTGGTGGATACAGGATGAAGCGGATGATATTTTCAATGCTAAACATTCATTAGGCATAACCTTTGGCGATAACATGATGGCACAACATGGTAAAGATTTTTTCGGGATGTTTGCTATCTTCCCAGGACTCAAAAACGTTGTGCCAACGGGTAATGCCTCAGACACTGAGGCTAGTCGTGCCGCATCTTCCTTCTTCGGCCGATTCCCAAAGCAAACGATTGGACGTCTATCAAAAACGGATACAACCCGTTTACGCAGTGTGGTGAGTGAAACTAATATCACTGATGGTCAACTACAAGCGTTACAAGGATTGGATCAAGGTGATTTCTTAATGAACTTGGTGGGTAAGCAAGCTACGTTCATGCACGTTGATCTTAATGACTCAGAAATTAATTTGTTTGGTGGAGGACTGTAA
- a CDS encoding ParA family protein, producing the protein MSKTITFSASKGGVGKTTMTFNFASFLIRQGYKVLLIDSDYQGNLSSTYESYTNKNTLYDVFTGGLAQIRHITPQLGLLPASPHLDELEGTLQSKNNKNFLMMMWLQDHLEEIKDYDYILIDTHPEFGTLTKNMIAVSDYVVVPLEPSEYGFIQSKQQFDLRMKEFRDDAVDIRTRESLIEAKVLYLANRVKHNTRSSHEFGQIIDQIENLVAVLNEREVFNSSTMLKTPVFDLDQAKRNPKTLQQINDAYQKLLESVK; encoded by the coding sequence ATGAGTAAAACAATCACATTTTCAGCATCTAAAGGTGGCGTTGGTAAAACAACGATGACATTCAACTTCGCTAGTTTTTTGATCCGACAAGGCTACAAGGTCTTGTTAATTGATTCAGACTACCAAGGTAACTTGTCCTCTACCTATGAAAGCTATACTAATAAAAATACGCTATATGACGTCTTTACAGGCGGTTTAGCCCAAATTAGACACATTACCCCACAATTAGGTTTGTTACCTGCTAGCCCTCATTTAGACGAATTAGAAGGTACATTACAATCAAAGAATAATAAAAACTTTTTGATGATGATGTGGCTTCAAGATCACCTTGAGGAAATCAAAGATTATGACTATATTCTAATTGACACCCATCCAGAGTTTGGGACGTTAACGAAGAATATGATTGCCGTGTCTGATTACGTTGTCGTGCCACTAGAACCCTCTGAATATGGCTTTATTCAATCAAAACAACAATTTGACCTGCGGATGAAAGAGTTCCGAGATGATGCAGTAGATATTAGAACACGCGAATCACTGATTGAAGCGAAAGTCTTGTACCTTGCTAATCGTGTGAAGCACAATACCCGTTCAAGTCATGAGTTTGGCCAAATTATTGACCAAATTGAGAACCTTGTCGCTGTCTTAAATGAGCGTGAAGTGTTTAATAGTTCAACGATGCTTAAAACCCCAGTGTTTGATTTAGACCAAGCAAAGCGCAACCCTAAAACCTTGCAGCAAATTAATGATGCTTATCAAAAGCTATTAGAAAGTGTGAAATAA